One part of the Augochlora pura isolate Apur16 chromosome 3, APUR_v2.2.1, whole genome shotgun sequence genome encodes these proteins:
- the LOC144478761 gene encoding uncharacterized protein LOC144478761 isoform X2, translated as MLWQGVTESCEVCQCTRLFKDVFKFKNTPENPIKSRPRGRRLLGMASRRLLSPEPVSPSVGKENSNIGCSPRGVSPQKASSGNRKFRYPLEDCDPNSQDSCYDASFPEKVEKPRDGFRFLEPMAVAPRRTSVECRSPLKSPIRWSPQQVRVIKQSLFRTHSSGYESMDDDFNDLIDVGPLEDAQTTQQPLPNGISILLRGDIVGIGSPRQFSNISSTVKLDTNSPSTPEFPRTNRNSNFRRSLFLQNEKLEARKNSSLSKVRSCLFGSPNSSPPFGVSNSDLENSPLTHRLTSTTVTTAITTATVAIPSLLQQRIGHNDDLSNNSDVDSPVSGKTFKRPDPPMDDSPMLVKRLRRSNSTFFNGIPDRAIDEPTFNSPFNDISCQRSLSETSGMIVVAEAKMGATKTEIDTVAAANVEIEIETESHALIESAIHRSTTDNDLTGDFSKPCVLPLAVGHHEDLKSISATTLAALVRGEFDDRICSFKIVDCRYPYEFDAGHIHGALNLYSKDLIEQNLLNPLTDIPNIQPDTNKRNILVFHCEFSWKRGPNLSRFLRNLDRQRNKERYPALHYPEIYLLHGGYEQFYREQKELCSPQDYRPMRHPDHEEDLRKFRNKSKTWQGGKSRITGYATRTNLKRLGF; from the exons ATGTTGTGGCAAGGTGTCACAGAATCCTGCGAAGTGTGTCAGTGTACAAG ACTATTCAAAGATGTCTTCAAATTCAAGAATACACCTGAAAACCCGATAAAGTCTAGACCAAGGGGTCGTCGACTCCTCGGCatggcgtcgcgacgccttcTCAGTCCGGAACCGGTCTCGCCATCTGTTGGGAAAGAAAACAGTAATATCGGTTGCAGTCCTCGTGGAGTCAGCCCGCAAAAG GCGTCATCAGGAAACAGAAAGTTCCGTTATCCGCTCGAAGATTGCGATCCCAATAGTCAGGATAGCTGCTATGATGCGAGTTTTCCGGAAAAGGTGGAAAAGCCTCGAGATGGGTTCCGATTTTTGGAACCAATGGCTGTTGCTCCGCGGCGAACATCTGTCGAATGCCGCAGTCCGCTAAAATCTCCGATACGATGGTCGCCGCAACAAGTACGCGTGATAAAACAATCACTTTTTCGAACTCATTCCTCCGGCTACGAAAGCATGGACGACGATTTCAACGATTTGATCGATGTCGGACCTTTGGAAGATGCTCAAACGACCCAGCAACCGCTGCCAAACGGCATTTCGATTCTCCTTCGCGGCGATATCGTTGGTATCGGATCGCCGAGACAGTTCTCTAACATCTCGTCCACCGTCAAGTTGGACACGAACAGCCCTAGCACACCAGAGTTTCCTCGCACGAATCGCAACAGTAACTTTAGACGGTCTCTCTTccttcaaaatgaaaaattagaagcCCGTAAAAATTCGTCGCTCTCGAAAGTACGCTCCTGCCTTTTCGGTTCTCCGAACTCTAGTCCGCCGTTCGGAGTTTCAAATTCCGATCTCGAGAACAGTCCGTTAACGCATCGGTTAACCAGCACGACAGTAACCACGGCAATCACAACCGCAACAGTTGCTATTCCTTCGTTGCTCCAACAACGAATCGGTCACAATGACGATCTCTCGAATAATAGCGACGTTGATTCGCCCGTGTCCGGGAAAACGTTCAAGCGACCAGATCCGCCAATGGACGACAGCCCGATGCTGGTTAAGAGGTTGCGGAGATCAAATAGCACTTTTTTCAATGGAATCCCTGACCGTGCGATCGATGAACCTACGTTTAATTCGCCGTTCAATGACATTTCTTGCCAAAGAAGTCTATCCGAAACATCGGGGATGATCGTGGTCGCAGAGGCGAAAATGGGAGCGACGAAAACGGAAATCGATACTGTTGCCGCAGCCAATGTCGAGATCGAAATCGAGACCGAATCGCACGCACTTATCGAATCCGCTATTCATCGCAGCACCACTGATAACGATCTTACCGGCGACTTTAGTAAACCATGTGTTTTACCGTTGGCCGTCGGTCATCATGAAGATTTGAAATCGATTTCCGCGACCACCCTAGCCGCTCTAGTTCGGGGAGAATTCGACGATCGAATCTGTTCTTTCAAAATCGTAGACTGTCGTTATCCTTACGAATTTGACGCTGGACACATCCATGGTGCTCTAAATCTGTACAGCAAGGATCTTATTGAGCAAAACTTGTTGAATCCTCTAACCGATATTCCCAATATCCAGCCGGATACCAACAAGAGGAATATTCTGGTTTTCCATTGCGAGTTCTCGTGGAAACGCGGACCAAATTTATCGCGGTTCCTACGAAATTTGGATCGACAACGAAACAAAGAACGCTATCCGGCTCTCCATTATCCAGAGATATATTTGTTGCACGGGGGTTACGAGCAATTTTATAGAGAACAGAAGGAACTGTGTTCGCCACAAGACTATCGACCAATGAGACATCCGGATCACGAAGAAGATCTCAGGAAATTTCGTAACAAAAGCAAGACCTGGCAAGGCGGAAAATCAAGAATCACTGGTTACGCGACGCGAACTAACTTGAAGCGTCTAGGTTTTTGA
- the LOC144478761 gene encoding uncharacterized protein LOC144478761 isoform X3 encodes MASRRLLSPEPVSPSVGKENSNIGCSPRGVSPQKASSGNRKFRYPLEDCDPNSQDSCYDASFPEKVEKPRDGFRFLEPMAVAPRRTSVECRSPLKSPIRWSPQQVRVIKQSLFRTHSSGYESMDDDFNDLIDVGPLEDAQTTQQPLPNGISILLRGDIVGIGSPRQFSNISSTVKLDTNSPSTPEFPRTNRNSNFRRSLFLQNEKLEARKNSSLSKVRSCLFGSPNSSPPFGVSNSDLENSPLTHRLTSTTVTTAITTATVAIPSLLQQRIGHNDDLSNNSDVDSPVSGKTFKRPDPPMDDSPMLVKRLRRSNSTFFNGIPDRAIDEPTFNSPFNDISCQRSLSETSGMIVVAEAKMGATKTEIDTVAAANVEIEIETESHALIESAIHRSTTDNDLTGDFSKPCVLPLAVGHHEDLKSISATTLAALVRGEFDDRICSFKIVDCRYPYEFDAGHIHGALNLYSKDLIEQNLLNPLTDIPNIQPDTNKRNILVFHCEFSWKRGPNLSRFLRNLDRQRNKERYPALHYPEIYLLHGGYEQFYREQKELCSPQDYRPMRHPDHEEDLRKFRNKSKTWQGGKSRITGYATRTNLKRLGF; translated from the exons atggcgtcgcgacgccttcTCAGTCCGGAACCGGTCTCGCCATCTGTTGGGAAAGAAAACAGTAATATCGGTTGCAGTCCTCGTGGAGTCAGCCCGCAAAAG GCGTCATCAGGAAACAGAAAGTTCCGTTATCCGCTCGAAGATTGCGATCCCAATAGTCAGGATAGCTGCTATGATGCGAGTTTTCCGGAAAAGGTGGAAAAGCCTCGAGATGGGTTCCGATTTTTGGAACCAATGGCTGTTGCTCCGCGGCGAACATCTGTCGAATGCCGCAGTCCGCTAAAATCTCCGATACGATGGTCGCCGCAACAAGTACGCGTGATAAAACAATCACTTTTTCGAACTCATTCCTCCGGCTACGAAAGCATGGACGACGATTTCAACGATTTGATCGATGTCGGACCTTTGGAAGATGCTCAAACGACCCAGCAACCGCTGCCAAACGGCATTTCGATTCTCCTTCGCGGCGATATCGTTGGTATCGGATCGCCGAGACAGTTCTCTAACATCTCGTCCACCGTCAAGTTGGACACGAACAGCCCTAGCACACCAGAGTTTCCTCGCACGAATCGCAACAGTAACTTTAGACGGTCTCTCTTccttcaaaatgaaaaattagaagcCCGTAAAAATTCGTCGCTCTCGAAAGTACGCTCCTGCCTTTTCGGTTCTCCGAACTCTAGTCCGCCGTTCGGAGTTTCAAATTCCGATCTCGAGAACAGTCCGTTAACGCATCGGTTAACCAGCACGACAGTAACCACGGCAATCACAACCGCAACAGTTGCTATTCCTTCGTTGCTCCAACAACGAATCGGTCACAATGACGATCTCTCGAATAATAGCGACGTTGATTCGCCCGTGTCCGGGAAAACGTTCAAGCGACCAGATCCGCCAATGGACGACAGCCCGATGCTGGTTAAGAGGTTGCGGAGATCAAATAGCACTTTTTTCAATGGAATCCCTGACCGTGCGATCGATGAACCTACGTTTAATTCGCCGTTCAATGACATTTCTTGCCAAAGAAGTCTATCCGAAACATCGGGGATGATCGTGGTCGCAGAGGCGAAAATGGGAGCGACGAAAACGGAAATCGATACTGTTGCCGCAGCCAATGTCGAGATCGAAATCGAGACCGAATCGCACGCACTTATCGAATCCGCTATTCATCGCAGCACCACTGATAACGATCTTACCGGCGACTTTAGTAAACCATGTGTTTTACCGTTGGCCGTCGGTCATCATGAAGATTTGAAATCGATTTCCGCGACCACCCTAGCCGCTCTAGTTCGGGGAGAATTCGACGATCGAATCTGTTCTTTCAAAATCGTAGACTGTCGTTATCCTTACGAATTTGACGCTGGACACATCCATGGTGCTCTAAATCTGTACAGCAAGGATCTTATTGAGCAAAACTTGTTGAATCCTCTAACCGATATTCCCAATATCCAGCCGGATACCAACAAGAGGAATATTCTGGTTTTCCATTGCGAGTTCTCGTGGAAACGCGGACCAAATTTATCGCGGTTCCTACGAAATTTGGATCGACAACGAAACAAAGAACGCTATCCGGCTCTCCATTATCCAGAGATATATTTGTTGCACGGGGGTTACGAGCAATTTTATAGAGAACAGAAGGAACTGTGTTCGCCACAAGACTATCGACCAATGAGACATCCGGATCACGAAGAAGATCTCAGGAAATTTCGTAACAAAAGCAAGACCTGGCAAGGCGGAAAATCAAGAATCACTGGTTACGCGACGCGAACTAACTTGAAGCGTCTAGGTTTTTGA